A region of Campylobacter armoricus DNA encodes the following proteins:
- a CDS encoding amino acid ABC transporter permease, with translation MDVDFLIKFSPMFLQASWLTLKLAIYGVFFSFIVGLFCIIISYFKFSFLNLLCKTYIEFSRNTPLLIQLFFLYYALPEFNIHLSSFACAVVGLSFLGGSYMAESLRAGMEAVKKQQYESGLSLGLSKWQNFRYVIMPQTLGIAMPSISANIIFLLKETSVVSIIALADLVYVAKDLIGLYYKSNEALFALVFCYLILILPLSLVLNRIEKRLNYV, from the coding sequence ATGGATGTTGATTTTTTAATCAAGTTTAGCCCTATGTTTTTACAAGCTTCTTGGCTTACTTTAAAACTTGCTATATATGGTGTGTTTTTTTCATTTATAGTAGGATTGTTTTGTATTATAATAAGTTATTTCAAATTTTCTTTTTTAAATTTACTTTGTAAAACATACATAGAATTTTCAAGAAACACTCCATTATTAATTCAACTTTTCTTTTTGTATTATGCTTTACCTGAATTTAATATCCATCTTAGTTCTTTTGCTTGTGCTGTGGTTGGGCTTAGTTTTTTAGGTGGTTCTTATATGGCTGAAAGTTTAAGAGCAGGTATGGAAGCTGTAAAAAAACAGCAGTATGAATCAGGACTTTCTTTGGGTTTAAGCAAATGGCAAAATTTTCGCTATGTTATCATGCCTCAAACTTTGGGTATAGCTATGCCAAGTATTAGTGCAAATATTATCTTTTTACTTAAAGAAACTTCAGTAGTAAGTATTATTGCTTTAGCAGATTTGGTGTATGTGGCTAAAGATCTTATAGGGCTTTATTATAAAAGCAATGAAGCTTTATTTGCCTTAGTGTTTTGCTATTTGATTTTAATTTTACCTTTGTCTTTAGTCTTAAATCGTATAGAAAAAAGGTTAAATTATGTTTGA
- a CDS encoding amino acid ABC transporter permease, which produces MFEILNQDTFFRLVQGLKVTLELSLISVLISLIGGIFFGILMHSKNKFLYAFCRFMLEFVRIMPLIVWLFIVHFGLAKWFGWHLSALGSSIIVFSIWGVFEMMDLVRSSLASIPKHQYESGLSLGFNKFEVYLFIIIPLSLRRLLPMSINLFTRIIKSTSVIYLIGGIELIKVGQQVIELNLFQNSYAAFVIYGLILLIYFILCYPLSVYSKFLEKKWS; this is translated from the coding sequence ATGTTTGAAATTTTAAATCAAGATACTTTTTTTAGATTAGTGCAAGGTTTAAAAGTTACCTTGGAACTTTCATTAATTAGTGTTTTGATTTCATTAATAGGTGGGATATTTTTTGGAATTTTAATGCATTCTAAAAATAAATTCCTTTATGCTTTTTGTCGTTTTATGCTTGAATTTGTGCGTATTATGCCTTTAATTGTTTGGCTTTTTATAGTGCATTTTGGTTTAGCTAAATGGTTTGGATGGCATTTGAGTGCTTTGGGTTCAAGTATTATTGTATTTAGTATTTGGGGCGTGTTTGAGATGATGGATTTGGTTAGATCATCTTTAGCAAGCATACCAAAACACCAATATGAATCAGGACTTTCGTTGGGGTTTAATAAATTTGAAGTTTATCTTTTTATCATCATACCTTTATCGTTAAGAAGATTGTTGCCAATGAGTATTAATCTTTTTACAAGAATCATCAAAAGCACTTCAGTGATTTATCTCATCGGCGGTATAGAGCTTATTAAAGTAGGCCAACAAGTGATTGAGTTAAATTTATTTCAAAACTCTTACGCGGCTTTTGTGATTTATGGTTTGATATTATTGATTTATTTTATACTTTGTTATCCTTTATCGGTGTATTCAAAGTTTTTAGAGAAAAAATGGAGCTAA
- a CDS encoding amino acid ABC transporter ATP-binding protein, whose product MSILKIQNLQKYYDDHHVLKDINLEVNQKEVVVILGPSGCGKSTLLRCINGLEEMADGAIFIDNEKIDKNYKKWTQIRQKIGMVFQSYELFDHLNVEQNILLGPLKVQKRKKEEVLEEAKYWLERVGLLHKLKAYPKELSGGQKQRIAIVRSLCMNPEIMLFDEVTAALDPEIVREVLDVILNLAKDGMTMLIVTHEMGFAKAVADKIVFMDDGKIVEISNPKDFFEKPKSDRAKKFLNLFDFHR is encoded by the coding sequence ATGAGCATTTTAAAAATACAAAATTTACAAAAATACTATGATGATCATCATGTTTTAAAAGATATAAATTTAGAAGTAAATCAAAAAGAGGTAGTGGTTATACTAGGTCCAAGTGGTTGTGGGAAATCTACGCTTTTAAGATGTATTAATGGCTTAGAAGAAATGGCTGATGGAGCTATTTTTATAGATAATGAAAAAATTGATAAAAATTATAAAAAATGGACTCAAATTCGCCAAAAAATAGGTATGGTGTTTCAATCTTATGAGCTTTTTGATCATTTAAATGTAGAACAAAATATACTCTTAGGGCCTTTAAAGGTGCAAAAAAGAAAAAAAGAAGAGGTTTTAGAAGAAGCAAAATACTGGCTTGAAAGAGTAGGGCTTTTGCATAAATTAAAAGCCTATCCTAAAGAATTAAGTGGAGGACAAAAACAGCGTATCGCTATAGTTAGAAGCCTTTGTATGAATCCTGAAATTATGCTTTTTGATGAAGTCACAGCTGCACTTGATCCAGAAATTGTGCGTGAGGTTTTAGATGTGATTTTAAATTTAGCAAAAGATGGTATGACTATGCTTATAGTTACGCATGAAATGGGTTTTGCAAAAGCGGTTGCTGATAAAATAGTTTTTATGGATGATGGTAAAATAGTAGAAATTTCAAATCCTAAAGATTTCTTTGAAAAACCAAAAAGCGATCGTGCGAAAAAATTTCTCAATTTGTTTGATTTTCATCGTTAA
- a CDS encoding cysteine ABC transporter substrate-binding protein yields MALFFSACSNSSSNENSIEKIKQQGIIRIGVFGDKPPFGYLDTQGKNQGYDVYFAKRIAKELLGDETKVQFVLVEAANRVEFLQSNKVDLILANFTKTPEREAVVDFALPYMKVALGVIAPKNSNIYGIDDLKNKTLILNKGTTADAYFTKNMPEIKTIKFDQNTETFAALIGKRGDALSHDNALLFAWVKENPNFEVIIKELGNKDVIAPAVKKGDQAMLDFVNDLIMKLEGENFFHKAYDATLKPFFSDDVSADDVVIEGGKI; encoded by the coding sequence ATGGCACTTTTTTTTAGTGCATGTTCAAATTCAAGTTCTAATGAAAACTCTATAGAAAAAATCAAACAACAAGGCATAATTCGCATAGGTGTTTTTGGTGATAAACCCCCATTTGGTTATCTAGATACCCAAGGAAAAAATCAAGGTTATGATGTATATTTTGCTAAACGCATTGCTAAAGAGCTTTTAGGTGATGAAACTAAAGTGCAGTTTGTATTAGTTGAAGCAGCAAATAGAGTGGAATTTTTACAATCTAATAAAGTTGATTTAATTTTAGCAAATTTTACCAAAACACCAGAAAGAGAAGCTGTGGTGGATTTTGCTTTGCCTTATATGAAAGTAGCACTTGGGGTAATAGCTCCTAAAAATTCAAATATTTATGGTATAGATGATTTAAAAAACAAAACTTTGATTTTAAATAAAGGCACTACAGCTGATGCGTATTTTACAAAAAATATGCCAGAAATAAAAACAATCAAATTTGATCAAAACACAGAAACTTTTGCCGCTTTAATTGGTAAAAGAGGTGATGCGTTAAGTCATGATAATGCATTGCTTTTTGCTTGGGTTAAAGAAAATCCAAATTTTGAAGTGATTATTAAAGAACTTGGAAATAAAGATGTTATAGCACCTGCTGTAAAAAAAGGCGACCAAGCTATGTTAGATTTTGTTAATGATTTAATTATGAAATTAGAAGGTGAGAATTTTTTCCACAAAGCTTATGATGCTACATTAAAGCCGTTTTTTAGCGATGATGTTAGTGCAGATGATGTGGTTATTGAAGGTGGTAAAATTTAG
- a CDS encoding MFS transporter: protein MKAFKNTIYASLGGILEFYDFVLFIFFANVFAKIFFPQNDDFWPLIYSYIAFGAGYLARPFGAIIFAHFADTNGRKNVFYISMLLMIVPSFILAFLPTYESIGLLATIMLFIIRIAQGFAIGAEVSGAWIFVSEFVSKKRLGLALGFISATLTLGLLLGNVATLSVYAYFGKEEVENFAWRIPFFIGGFFGILALFLRTRLNETPAFKNIKNKEKILNFPLLQAIKTHKKSMLICVLSTIVLTSGVATLMILPQYFEALLKVDKTTALIYQNLAIVMIILGSLLQGYLADKLGHFKICVIFTLLFGFFGILFSSYDKWFLIFYLFACFAQGIITFAPIFMTQIFKTALRSSGLSFAYNISYAILGFLTPFVINFLYKDFMYIYIIFIVLSSLLSVILVKLFYTNIFNQPS, encoded by the coding sequence ATGAAGGCTTTTAAAAATACCATCTATGCATCTTTAGGTGGTATTTTAGAATTTTATGATTTTGTTTTGTTTATCTTTTTTGCAAATGTATTTGCTAAAATCTTTTTCCCGCAAAATGATGATTTTTGGCCATTAATATATAGTTATATAGCTTTTGGTGCAGGATATTTAGCTAGACCTTTTGGTGCTATTATATTTGCTCATTTTGCAGATACTAATGGTAGAAAAAATGTTTTTTATATAAGTATGCTTTTGATGATAGTGCCTAGTTTTATTTTGGCATTTTTGCCAACATATGAAAGCATAGGGTTGCTAGCCACTATTATGCTTTTTATAATACGAATTGCACAAGGATTTGCCATAGGAGCTGAAGTGAGTGGAGCATGGATTTTTGTGAGTGAATTTGTAAGTAAAAAAAGGCTAGGTTTAGCACTAGGTTTTATTTCAGCAACTTTAACTTTGGGTTTATTGCTTGGAAATGTAGCAACCTTAAGTGTATATGCGTATTTTGGTAAAGAAGAAGTAGAAAATTTTGCTTGGAGAATTCCTTTTTTTATAGGGGGATTTTTTGGTATTTTAGCTTTATTTTTACGCACAAGACTTAATGAAACTCCAGCTTTTAAAAATATAAAAAATAAAGAAAAAATTTTAAATTTTCCATTATTACAAGCTATAAAAACTCATAAAAAAAGTATGTTAATATGTGTTTTATCGACTATAGTATTAACCAGTGGTGTAGCAACTTTGATGATTTTACCTCAATACTTTGAAGCTTTATTAAAAGTAGATAAAACAACAGCATTGATATATCAAAATCTTGCAATAGTTATGATTATTTTAGGAAGTTTGCTGCAAGGTTATTTAGCTGATAAATTAGGACATTTTAAAATTTGTGTAATTTTTACATTGTTATTTGGTTTTTTTGGGATTTTGTTTAGCTCTTATGATAAATGGTTTTTAATATTTTATTTATTTGCTTGTTTTGCTCAAGGTATTATAACTTTTGCACCTATTTTTATGACTCAAATTTTTAAAACAGCATTAAGATCAAGCGGACTTTCTTTTGCTTATAATATCTCTTATGCGATTTTAGGTTTTTTAACCCCTTTTGT